Proteins from a single region of Hordeum vulgare subsp. vulgare chromosome 6H, MorexV3_pseudomolecules_assembly, whole genome shotgun sequence:
- the LOC123403365 gene encoding probable WRKY transcription factor 9 — translation MSSSKRKRADIDLERRDDDGDDGSGDHQPVEAAPAPPRLQKEGQIKEGEAQAKEVVEVVVDRGGDASKEEIKYGTQQEGLMEEDKQSAAAAAGSDGGGGVDDEENDGPGTRAEDKHMVEAAPGDGNGDGDHDHTAMAQDELSTMQEEMEKMKEENKMLRRVVDRTVRDYYELQTKLAAYQKQPADQEPKETEVFLSLGGTAPAVAEAKSKEEQAARRPSVGSDDTDDGREGLGLSLSLRTSSYEDETRHDVVDGGAPDIVSDVGKARGYALLESSRMSPPASGDVAAAGGIAGQQGVNAANRKTRVSVRVRCQGPTMNDGCQWRKYGQKVAKGNPCPRAYYRCTVAPACPVRKQVQRCQEDMSILITTYEGTHNHPLPVGATAMASTATAGTGAATFMLLSSTSSDAAVSSGPPPASSSYLSPYLQLNSSSQYHSSVSPLVSGTMGGGGAQHLSMFGHSSALAAQPATHLKYPWPPNPSHGGAAGLGGSKRPFWGNGGVDDVRPTAALPDNAGTMASDPNQFSAAIATAISNVIGKDGQTAARRKEGESSNKWGVVESLPPHD, via the exons ATGTCATCATCCAAGAGGAAGAGGGCGGACATAGATCTCGAGAGGagggacgacgacggcgacgacggcagCGGCGATCACCAGCCCGTAGAGGCCGCGCCGGCACCGCCGCGGCTGCAGAAGGAGGGACAAATCAAGGAAGGAGAGGCACAAGCCAAAGAGGTTGTTGAAGTGGTTGTGGACCGAGGAGGagacgcctccaaggaggagatCAAGTATGGTACTCAACAAGAAGGGTTGATGGAGGAGGACAAGCAATCTGCTGCCGCAGCAGCTGGGAGCGATGGAGGCGGAGGCGtcgacgatgaggagaacgacggtCCGGGGACTCGCGCAGAAGACAAGCACATGGTAGAGGCGGCCCCTGGCGACGGCAACGGCGACGGCGACCATGACCATACCGCCATGGCGCAAGACGAG TTGAGCACGATGcaggaggagatggagaagatgaaggaggagaacaagatgcTCCGGCGGGTGGTGGACCGGACGGTGCGCGACTACTACGAGTTGCAGACCAAACTGGCCGCCTACCAGAAGCAGCCGGCAGATCAGGAGCCTAAG GAGACCGAGGTgttcctctctctcggcggcaCGGCGCCTGCGGTGGCGGAGGCGAAGAGCAAGGAGGAGCAGGCGGCCCGGCGGCCGTCGGTGGGAAGCGACGACACGGACGACGGCAGGGAGGGTCTAGGGCTGTCCCTCAGCCTGCGCACTTCGTCGTACGAGGACGAAACAAGGCACGACGTCGTCGACGGCGGCGCGCCGGACATCGTCAGCGACGTCGGCAAGGCGAGGGGCTACGCGCTGCTGGAGAGCAGCAGGATGTCCCCGCCTGCGTCCGGCGATGTCGCCGCAGCCGGCGGGATCGCGGGCCAGCAGGGCGTCAACGCGGCCAACCGCAAGACTAGGGTTTCCGTGCGCGTCCGGTGCCAAGGACCCACC ATGAACGACGGGTGCCAATGGCGCAAGTACGGCCAGAAGGTCGCCAAGGGGAACCCGTGCCCCAGAGCCTACTACCGGTGCACCGTCGCGCCGGCCTGCCCGGTGCGGAAGCAG GTGCAGAGATGTCAGGAGGACATGTCGATCCTGATCACCACGTACGAGGGCACGCACAACCACCCGCTCCCCGTCGGCGCCACGGCCATGGCGTCAACCGCCACCGCGGGCACCGGCGCCGCCACCTTCATGCTGCTCTCTAGCACCAGCTCCGACGCGGCTGTCTCGAGTGGCCCAccgccggcgtcctcctcctacCTCAGCCCCTATCTGCAGCTCAACTCTAGCTCCCAATACCACTCATCTGTCTCGCCGCTAGTGTCCGGTACcatgggcggcggcggagctcagCACCTCAGTATGTTCGGGCATTCCTCTGCGCTGGCCGCTCAGCCAGCGACGCACCTCAAGTACCCGTGGCCTCCGAACCCTTCGCACGGCGGCGCGGCTGGGCTAGGGGGGAGCAAGAGGCCGTTCTGGGGCAATGGAGGCGTCGACGACGTCCGGCCAACGGCGGCATTGCCAGACAATGCCGGCACTATGGCGTCGGACCCAAATCAGTTTTCTGCGGCCATCGCTACCGCGATCAGCAACGTCATTGGGAAGGATGGGCAGACGGCGgccaggaggaaggagggggagagTAGCAACAAGTGGGGGGTGGTTGAATCACTTCCACCCCATGACTAG